The stretch of DNA CGATAATCGTTGCTTGCGCTACCTGTGGGAGCGCCCTGAAGGAGAGTTATAAGACCCTGGTAGAGGGGGAGAGTCAGGAATGGAAAGATCGGGTTGGCGCCTTCAGCGGAAAAGTTCTGGACATAGCTGAATTCCTGACCCAAAAGATCAAGTTGACCAAGGGTGAGAAAGAATCGCTCCAGAAAGTGACCTATCACGATCCCTGCCATCTCAACCGCGGACAAGGAGTGTTGTCTCAACCCCGGGAGGTTTTGAAAAACCTTCCCGGCATCACTCTGGTGGAAATGCGCGATGCCCAACGCTGTTGCGGAGGCGGGGGCTCCTTTAGCTTCTACCATTATGATCTATCCCAACAAATCAGCCGGCAAAAGGTAGAAGACATCCAAGCTACCAAAGCCTCGGTGGTGGTCACTGGCTGTCCCGGCTGCATGCTGCAATTAAAGGACCAGCTGGGCCAGAAGAATTCCCAGGTGGAAGTAAAACACCTCATCCAACTGGTAGATGAAGCCGAAGCTTGAAAGAAAAGCGCCGTGCGTATAGTGCATAGCTCCCTACTCCCTGCTCCCTGCGTGGTTTATCCGAACTTATGGCTTACTCCGTATCCCCCCCTGGGGAACCGCCATTCTATGTTGAGATGGGGGCATCCGATGCGACAGGACCCACATTCCAGACAACCTTCGTAAGCAATGCTGATGCGGTCTTTCTCCAACCGATAAACATTTGCCGGGCAAAAATAGAGACAGGGCTGATCAGAACACTTGTGCTGGCACACAGAACCATCGATGATCCGCAGATGAGGCTCCTCATCCACCCGGAACCGGTCTAAAAAAAGTTTGTCTTCGACCTTCATTCTCATTTTACACTTCTCCAGCCATCCCAGAAAATCCTCAGGAGCCTCATAGGGGAAATTTTAGCTCGGAGTTGATTCCAGAGGACCTTCTGCTTCTCTTTTTTAGGAACTCCATTGACCGTGAGTATCTCCCTGGCTGCCTGACTGGCCCATTCCGGCAGAGAGGTGAATAATTCCGGATGGGTTTCGAGAAATTGGCCGAAACGCTTGTATTTTTTCAGATCTTTAAAAATGTAAGAATTCTGTAGCCGAGAAATATATCCCTGCAGGCCATGGCGGCTAAAATCTCCTTTCTCCAATGCCTCCAGCATCGCTTCGGCCGCAAACCGCCCCGAGGTCATAGCCAGGTTAGACCCTTCCCGGTGAAGGGTGTTGAATAACATGGCCGAATCCCCGCCAATAAGAAATCCATCCCCGCAGAGTTGAGGGATGGAATCGTACCCCCCCTCGGCAATCCAGTGAGCCATGTATTCTGTGGACTTGCCTCCCCGAATTAGGGGAGCTACCATGGGGTGTTCTTTGAAGTCTTCCATCATTTCGTAAGGTTTAACTTTGTGTTGTGCGAGATCGGACAGATTGGCCCCGATGCAGAGGGAGAGTGATTTTCGGTTGGTGTAGATTACGGCAATCCCATTCATGCCCTTGGTGACCACGCCAAGGATCTCGATGGTCACGCCGTTGTTAGGCTCCACGTTGAATCGTTCCTGGATCTGCTCTTCGCTGAGTTCGATCACTTCTTTCACTGCCAAGGCCACCTGGTGAGGCTTAGGTTCAGGACGAAATCCTGTTTTCGCAGCCAGAGGTGAATTGACCCCATCCGCCAGGAGGACAAGTTTCGCCCGAAGGTCTCCATCCGCGCGGTCAGTTTGTACTCCTACGATTCGATTTTGGTCGTCCCGCAGCAGGTCGGTGACCACGGTTCCACAGGCCATCAGGGCGCCCTTTTTTTTCGCCTGTTCCGCAAACCATCGGTCGAATTTAGCCCTGCCCACGGTAAATACATTCTGTTTCCGCTCTTGGGCAAATATTTGATTCCTGTAAGAAAGGCTGTATCCCCCATCCTTGGATAGGTACCAGAGCCTGGACTCAACGATGTTCCGTTCGATGGGGCAGTTTTGGGCAGGAAAATCCGGGAGGATCTGGTACAGGTCATACCCATAGAGGACACCTCCGGAGATATTCTTGGACCCGGGGTATTCGCCACGTTCTACGACAATGGTCTTGACGCCTTGGTCAGCCAGAAGGCAGGCCGCCGATATGCCGGCCGGCCCTGCCCCGACAATGGCCACATCAAAGGCCTCTTTCATCTTTACTCCAAGCAAGTGTGAGTGTCAGTGTGAGTGTGAGTAAAAGAATAGCTTTTGATCCGTATTTTTTGACTGACACTGACACTCACACTGACCCTAATTTTTTCTTTAGGCTGGCGACCAGCGCCGGGACTACCTGCGAATAGTTCCCTACCAGCCCAACGTCGGCTACCCGAAAGATCGGTGCCTGGGGATCAGAATTAATGGCCAATATCTTTTCGGAGCCTTGCATGCCTTCTATATGCTGGACAGCTCCGGAAATTCCAACTCCAATGTATAACTTGGGAGCCACTGTTTTCCCTGTCTGACCAACCTGTCGTTCATAGGGCATCAATCCAGATTCCACAACCGGCCGGGAACAAGCCACTACCCCCCCAATCAAATCAGCCAACTCCTGAAGCATGGGCATGGAGGCTGGGTCGCAAGCCCCCTTTCCAGCCACGACAAGGGCAGGGGCTTGGCCAATATCCACACTGCCGGCCTGGGGGGTCTCCTTTAGGAAATCAATAATTTTGGCCATTTCCCCTGCGGGCGGATTCCACGGCTGAAAGTGAATATCGCCCTTAGGATTGGAATCCTTTTCTGAGGCTTTCATTATCTTTTGCCTGACGGTACTCATTTGGGGGCGATGCTCCTGACAGTAAATGGTGGCCATGATGTTGCCCCCGAAAGTCGGCCGCGTCATTAGAAGATATCCCTTTTCTTCATCAATATCCAAAGCGGTGCAATCGGCGGTGAGGCCTGTATTTAGATGAGTGGCCACACTTCCAGAAAGATCCCTCCCCAGAGGAGTGGCTCCAAGCAAAAGAATCTCCGGCTTGATTCGCCGACACAGGTCCGCGAGGGCTTCCCCGTAAGTTTGGGAGAGATAGCTTTGGAGCAAGGGATTATCGATTACTTGAACTTCTTCGCAACCATAGGCGATGGCTTCTTCCGCGATCTCTTTCATTTGGTACCCCAGGAGAAGGCCGATTACCCTCGCCTTTCTTTTGGCGGCCAACTCCCGCCCTTTTCCTATTAGCTCCCAGGAGACCGGGGCTCCCCGGCCGTTCAGAACTTCGATGAAGACGGCCACACCTTGGTAACCAACCAGGCCCTCCGTGAAATCTTTTTTTCTTTCCTGGGTTACCTTTTGGCGCCTTTTCTTTTCGAAGCGAACAGCCCCCACCGGACAGACTTCAGAGCATTTTCCGCATCCGACGCAGGCTTCCGGGTCGATAACCGCCACCCCCTCCGCTGAAAGCCGGATGGCACCCACCGGGCATTCGCTCAAACAAATCTGACAGCCGATGCAGGAGTCAGGGATAATTTTGGCTACTTCCAATCCTTTAGTATTCCTGGGCATATGATTTCAGGCCTCCCAATGAGAGAGAAACTGGGAAGCGAACTTCTTATCGGCCAGGAGAGCCTCAAGGGATTTCTCCACAGCCCCCTGAAGATCTTCGTGGGCATAGAACTTAGGCCCCCCTTCCCGTACCGGTGGAGAAAAGATCTTTTTCACCCAGGTGGGTGAGCCCTTCAATCCCAACTTTTGTGGGTCCGCTTGGATGTCTTCTGCCTTCCAAACTTTCACTTCAGACCGCAGGGAACGGATCAGCAAAGGGAGGGAAGCCCGCCTGGGTTTGGCCAGCTCCAATTCGGCAGTCACCAAGGCTGGTAAAGGTCCACGGATCACTTCTATCCCTCCTTCCACCTTTCTGCAAACCTGTATCTGTCGTTTATTTTCGTCGATCCACTGGATGGCGACTACATAGGTTAACTGGGTATATCCCAGCCGGGTGGCTATGTTTGGTCCGGTCTGGCCCGTGTCACCGTCGATAGCCTGCTTTCCGCAAAGGACAAGGTCTACAGGGAGATGCCGGTTTAACCTCTCACCAGCAGCTGAGTCAATTCTTTGCTATGACAGGATGGAAAGTTGGTCTTAGAAACCTTGAGTCATTTCCATGCCGCGCTTGAAGGCTTTGAGGTTATCAGCAACCTGGGCAGCCGGGAAGCTCTCCCGGATGATTTCTTCAAAGGCCTTCCGCTCCAAAGGAATGAGCTGGGTGCCGGCCAGAGCGCCGACCATGATGATGTTGGTAAAGATGGGTGAGCCGTAAGAGAGGGCCATCTCTGTGGCGTCGATGAACCAGGCTTTCCGGGCCAATTCATAAATAGTCTGCTTGATTTTCTCCCAGGAGGGATACTCCGCTTCGCCTACGGTTACAGCCGTGGGGTAGATGGGGCGGGAGTTCACCACGGCGGCCACCGACGGGTTCCCGTACTGGCCGATCACCCGCAAGGCTTCCACCGGTTCCAGGGCGACGACGATGTCGGCCTGCCCTTCAGGAATGAGAGGGCTGTGCTGGGATTCTTTGGATATCCGCAGGTGGCTCATCACCGCTCCGCCCCTCTGGGAAGCTCCGTAGGTTTCTCCGATGGTTACATAAAAATTTTCTCTAACCAGGGCGCGGCCGACCAGCTGGGAGGCCAAAACGTTACCTTGGCCACCTACGCCCGTGATGATCAAATTCAATGGGTCTTTGGCAAGGTTCATTTCAATTTTCCTCTCGGATAATAGCAGATTGGGGACAAATGTCGGCGCAGACACCGCAGCCGGTGCAGATGGCTTCGTCGGTCTGGGATTTACCCTGCTCCTTGTTCCAGATTAACCCCGGACATTTGAAAATCCGGGTGCACAAGCGGGCGCAGCCACAGGATTCCCCCAAACATTTTTCCGGGTCTATATGTACTTTGTATTGGGCTTTCTCTTCCTTGGCCTTGA from Deltaproteobacteria bacterium encodes:
- a CDS encoding electron transfer flavoprotein subunit alpha; this translates as MPRNTKGLEVAKIIPDSCIGCQICLSECPVGAIRLSAEGVAVIDPEACVGCGKCSEVCPVGAVRFEKKRRQKVTQERKKDFTEGLVGYQGVAVFIEVLNGRGAPVSWELIGKGRELAAKRKARVIGLLLGYQMKEIAEEAIAYGCEEVQVIDNPLLQSYLSQTYGEALADLCRRIKPEILLLGATPLGRDLSGSVATHLNTGLTADCTALDIDEEKGYLLMTRPTFGGNIMATIYCQEHRPQMSTVRQKIMKASEKDSNPKGDIHFQPWNPPAGEMAKIIDFLKETPQAGSVDIGQAPALVVAGKGACDPASMPMLQELADLIGGVVACSRPVVESGLMPYERQVGQTGKTVAPKLYIGVGISGAVQHIEGMQGSEKILAINSDPQAPIFRVADVGLVGNYSQVVPALVASLKKKLGSV
- a CDS encoding indolepyruvate oxidoreductase subunit beta; translated protein: MNLAKDPLNLIITGVGGQGNVLASQLVGRALVRENFYVTIGETYGASQRGGAVMSHLRISKESQHSPLIPEGQADIVVALEPVEALRVIGQYGNPSVAAVVNSRPIYPTAVTVGEAEYPSWEKIKQTIYELARKAWFIDATEMALSYGSPIFTNIIMVGALAGTQLIPLERKAFEEIIRESFPAAQVADNLKAFKRGMEMTQGF
- a CDS encoding FAD-dependent oxidoreductase, translating into MKEAFDVAIVGAGPAGISAACLLADQGVKTIVVERGEYPGSKNISGGVLYGYDLYQILPDFPAQNCPIERNIVESRLWYLSKDGGYSLSYRNQIFAQERKQNVFTVGRAKFDRWFAEQAKKKGALMACGTVVTDLLRDDQNRIVGVQTDRADGDLRAKLVLLADGVNSPLAAKTGFRPEPKPHQVALAVKEVIELSEEQIQERFNVEPNNGVTIEILGVVTKGMNGIAVIYTNRKSLSLCIGANLSDLAQHKVKPYEMMEDFKEHPMVAPLIRGGKSTEYMAHWIAEGGYDSIPQLCGDGFLIGGDSAMLFNTLHREGSNLAMTSGRFAAEAMLEALEKGDFSRHGLQGYISRLQNSYIFKDLKKYKRFGQFLETHPELFTSLPEWASQAAREILTVNGVPKKEKQKVLWNQLRAKISPMRLLRIFWDGWRSVK
- a CDS encoding 4Fe-4S dicluster domain-containing protein; this translates as MKVEDKLFLDRFRVDEEPHLRIIDGSVCQHKCSDQPCLYFCPANVYRLEKDRISIAYEGCLECGSCRIGCPHLNIEWRFPRGGYGVSHKFG